One genomic segment of Synechocystis sp. LKSZ1 includes these proteins:
- a CDS encoding LuxR C-terminal-related transcriptional regulator, translated as MSALPGRLLNSAQLLFDLQQANEIAQSFAGCLEPDLIARSVTEGLVERFRCAFVRIWLLEPNQSMLRLVASSGMYTRTDGFFGRVPMGAYKVGKIAQNRVSFLSNNLPEESWVGNREWAIANQIRGFAGYPLAIGHRVIGVLAMFSCQPLESEFLEVLQTLSTIATVALDTAIQYQQEKQNWQLSANNSPSQLALSDQIAKILSSARLTMLGTEQSLSLAISFLLLKMAETLNCASYAQLVYREESVSLEATISTLATDSTVQIQARLGEIKLLASVLGGQLTTQPISHQRALQIRVDLPYVWELSELKVEITCVSPVLQLALTQVAVRAGLTLCTDAEVPLLTDNPNAVAGDRNVIWVTTSYPCPQGIQSRIDLSIQPAQLRQVVEAVTQGYPWGVRANELTERELEILTLLTQGHRDRNIAEALLISESTVKFHLNNVLSKLKARTRYQAIYQAIQQGWI; from the coding sequence ATGTCAGCCCTACCGGGTAGACTGCTTAACTCAGCCCAACTCCTCTTTGATTTGCAGCAAGCTAACGAAATTGCTCAGTCGTTTGCAGGGTGTCTGGAACCGGATTTAATTGCTCGATCGGTGACAGAAGGATTGGTAGAGCGCTTTCGTTGTGCCTTTGTACGGATCTGGTTACTAGAACCAAATCAATCAATGTTGCGTTTGGTCGCTTCATCGGGGATGTATACCCGCACCGATGGCTTTTTTGGACGGGTGCCCATGGGTGCCTATAAGGTCGGCAAAATTGCCCAAAATCGCGTTTCTTTTCTGAGTAACAACCTGCCTGAAGAATCCTGGGTGGGCAATCGAGAATGGGCGATCGCCAATCAAATTCGCGGCTTTGCGGGATATCCGCTTGCCATTGGTCATCGAGTTATTGGGGTGTTGGCCATGTTTAGCTGTCAGCCCCTGGAATCGGAGTTTCTGGAAGTGCTGCAAACCCTCAGCACGATCGCCACCGTTGCCTTGGATACTGCCATTCAATACCAGCAAGAAAAGCAAAACTGGCAACTTTCAGCAAACAATAGCCCCAGTCAATTGGCCCTCTCCGATCAAATTGCGAAGATTCTCAGTAGTGCTCGGCTAACCATGCTTGGTACAGAACAATCGCTCTCCCTGGCGATTAGTTTTCTGCTCTTGAAAATGGCTGAAACCTTAAATTGTGCTTCCTATGCCCAACTGGTTTATCGGGAAGAGTCTGTTTCCCTGGAAGCTACAATTTCGACTTTGGCGACAGATTCTACTGTTCAGATCCAGGCAAGGCTTGGAGAGATTAAACTGTTGGCGTCAGTTCTGGGGGGGCAACTCACAACCCAGCCGATCTCCCATCAGCGCGCTTTACAAATCAGAGTAGATTTGCCCTACGTCTGGGAACTATCCGAATTAAAGGTAGAAATTACCTGCGTCTCTCCTGTATTGCAATTGGCGTTGACTCAAGTCGCCGTCAGGGCAGGTCTCACCCTATGCACAGATGCAGAAGTTCCCTTATTGACTGACAATCCCAACGCAGTGGCGGGCGATCGCAACGTGATCTGGGTAACGACCTCTTACCCCTGCCCTCAGGGAATTCAATCCAGGATTGACCTGTCGATTCAGCCAGCTCAACTGAGACAGGTGGTTGAAGCGGTGACCCAGGGATATCCCTGGGGAGTTCGAGCCAATGAGTTGACAGAGCGCGAATTGGAAATTCTCACATTGCTGACTCAAGGACATCGAGATCGCAACATTGCAGAAGCGTTGCTCATTAGTGAAAGCACGGTCAAATTTCATCTCAACAACGTTCTCTCTAAGCTGAAAGCTCGCACCCGTTACCAGGCAATTTACCAGGCTATCCAACAGGGGTGGATTTAG
- a CDS encoding mechanosensitive ion channel family protein, with translation MNSITLQNNLLGWAIALVIGFPLLVIVLGEVIHRLQRRGKPLATTLRLVRNLILPVLVFLLFIQHVLKLDTDGRWMKSIETLLWVCIIHAALSLLNVILFEQAEADTWRSRVPKLLIDLARLFLILLGTAIVLATVWNADLAGLATALGVSSIVIGLALQDTLGSVTSGIALLFERPFSVGDWLRIGDTVGQVTDINWRAVRLQTLEREMVVIPHKVIGGETIRNFSQPQRLHAERIQIGFSYNDPPNLAKQVLKSTALATQGILTNPEPQIFTLSYDDFAVTYEVKFFIQDYGDVEEIRDRFMTRVWYAAQRNNLSIPFPIRTLYHFHGPSSQAKGLSKKVAESLQSIPAFVPLDKEQENGQSLSQGIVLQHFGVGETVVCQGDPGNALYIIVSGQAILSVADDLNREHEVLPLKVGEFFGEMALFSGEPSPVSVVAANDLEVMMISSNVVNQMIERQPSFAREIGQILEIRRRAIQTVKQIPIQPNLQVDVD, from the coding sequence ATGAATAGCATCACACTCCAAAACAACTTACTGGGCTGGGCAATCGCCTTGGTGATCGGTTTTCCGCTGCTGGTGATTGTGCTGGGAGAGGTGATTCATCGCTTACAGCGGCGCGGCAAACCCCTCGCAACTACGCTGCGGCTTGTGCGGAACCTGATTCTGCCCGTTCTAGTTTTTCTGCTGTTCATACAGCATGTCCTCAAACTGGACACCGATGGCAGATGGATGAAGAGTATTGAAACCTTACTTTGGGTCTGTATAATTCATGCGGCACTCTCCCTTCTCAACGTCATTTTGTTTGAGCAAGCAGAAGCGGATACTTGGCGTTCCAGAGTGCCAAAACTCTTGATCGACTTGGCTCGACTGTTTCTAATTCTGCTGGGAACGGCGATCGTGCTAGCAACAGTTTGGAATGCGGATCTTGCGGGTCTGGCAACGGCTTTGGGCGTAAGTTCGATCGTAATTGGTTTGGCACTTCAGGATACGCTGGGTAGCGTTACATCCGGTATTGCCCTGCTGTTTGAGCGTCCCTTCTCGGTGGGGGATTGGTTACGCATTGGCGATACCGTAGGTCAGGTCACAGATATCAACTGGCGGGCAGTTCGCCTGCAAACCCTGGAACGGGAAATGGTGGTCATTCCCCACAAAGTGATTGGTGGCGAAACGATCCGCAATTTCAGCCAACCACAACGCCTCCATGCCGAACGCATCCAGATTGGGTTTTCCTACAATGATCCGCCCAATCTGGCAAAACAAGTGTTGAAAAGCACAGCACTGGCGACCCAGGGAATCTTAACCAATCCAGAGCCGCAAATTTTTACCCTGTCCTATGATGATTTTGCCGTGACCTATGAGGTGAAATTTTTTATCCAGGACTATGGGGATGTGGAGGAAATTCGTGATCGCTTCATGACTCGCGTTTGGTACGCGGCCCAACGGAATAATCTGTCAATTCCCTTTCCGATTCGAACCCTTTACCATTTTCATGGTCCCTCGTCCCAAGCGAAAGGACTTTCCAAGAAAGTTGCCGAGAGCTTGCAATCGATTCCAGCTTTTGTTCCCTTAGACAAAGAACAGGAAAATGGGCAGAGCTTGTCTCAGGGAATTGTGCTTCAGCATTTTGGTGTTGGTGAAACAGTCGTGTGCCAGGGAGATCCGGGAAATGCCCTGTATATCATCGTTTCGGGACAGGCAATTCTCTCAGTGGCAGATGATCTCAACCGGGAACACGAAGTGCTTCCCCTGAAGGTGGGCGAGTTCTTTGGCGAAATGGCGCTCTTTTCTGGTGAACCCAGTCCTGTGTCGGTGGTGGCCGCTAACGATCTGGAAGTGATGATGATTTCTTCCAACGTTGTGAACCAGATGATTGAACGTCAACCGAGCTTTGCCCGTGAGATTGGTCAAATTCTTGAGATCCGGCGCAGAGCGATTCAAACAGTGAAGCAAATTCCGATTCAGCCGAACCTACAAGTAGATGTGGACTGA
- a CDS encoding adenylate/guanylate cyclase domain-containing protein produces the protein MGIFRWLLKVSSDVFMRSLNNLSIKSKLIMMLLAVSSCSILVTAYLGYRSGKTNLTSRVFNQLTSVRASKAYQIEAYFKNIQNHTQTLSEDPSIVAAMQEFDVAYRQLQSANVPDLFDNKIATYYRNEFLPRLAKVEEGSPILQSYTPKATASRYLQYYYIAANPNPVGKKHLLNAANDGSQYSRLHARYHPIFRKIIEKFGYYDMFLIDPQGTVVYTVFKETDFVSNFEIGSYKDSNLAKLSAIVRESKERDFSKIVDFAAYAPSYGAPAAFIAAPIFNQSELIGILAFQLPVDEINNVMTGNRNWERDGLGKTGESYLVGRDFLMRSVSRFLVQDPKGYTQALRSLGVKEPDINRIQQYNTSILQQTVRTEAAEESLAGKQGTQIIDDYRGIPVLSSYAPLRIDGLDWVILSEMDLSEAYDPIYSFQHQILVYATLLMLLVTLIAMAMAYLFVKPINRLIESARKVAAGELTAIAPLETEDEFGELAKSFNAMVRSLRTQTNLVEQKNQENEQLLLSVFPAAIAKRLKRGEKDIAEDVSNVAVLFSELTGFSKLSASLTAYEIVAILNDLVTAFDEAAERYGMEKIKTIGDSYLAVCGLSVPYLDHDKRAIDFALEMLAIIRRFNHERDFQLNIRIGINSGDVVAGIVGRNKFIYDVWGDTINLANALRAVCPPGSILVAQGVHHRLHDLYEFEAMGELVANGKTKLNAWRLKTTQLSVQSEGLGIA, from the coding sequence ATGGGTATTTTCAGGTGGCTGTTAAAGGTTAGCAGCGATGTTTTTATGCGATCGCTCAACAATCTCAGCATTAAATCAAAGCTCATTATGATGCTTCTGGCAGTCAGTAGTTGCTCTATTTTGGTGACGGCATATCTGGGTTATCGCAGTGGGAAAACAAACTTGACTAGTCGCGTTTTTAACCAGCTAACCAGCGTCCGAGCTTCTAAGGCCTATCAAATCGAAGCCTACTTCAAAAATATTCAAAATCACACCCAAACCTTAAGCGAAGATCCGTCAATTGTTGCTGCTATGCAAGAGTTTGATGTCGCTTATCGGCAGCTTCAATCTGCTAATGTACCTGACTTATTTGACAATAAGATTGCCACTTACTATCGCAACGAATTTTTGCCCCGCTTAGCCAAGGTAGAGGAGGGCTCACCGATTCTCCAATCCTATACGCCAAAAGCAACAGCGTCGCGTTATCTGCAATATTACTACATTGCTGCAAATCCCAATCCTGTTGGCAAAAAACATCTCTTGAACGCTGCCAACGATGGCAGCCAATACAGTCGCCTCCACGCCCGCTATCACCCAATTTTCCGCAAAATCATTGAGAAGTTTGGCTACTACGATATGTTTTTGATTGATCCCCAGGGCACAGTTGTTTACACCGTCTTTAAAGAGACCGACTTTGTCAGCAACTTTGAGATTGGTTCTTATAAAGACAGTAACTTAGCAAAACTGAGTGCGATCGTACGGGAATCGAAGGAAAGGGATTTCTCAAAAATCGTTGATTTTGCCGCCTATGCTCCGTCCTATGGCGCACCCGCTGCCTTCATTGCCGCCCCCATCTTCAATCAATCTGAACTGATTGGCATTCTGGCGTTTCAGTTGCCAGTGGATGAGATTAACAATGTCATGACGGGCAACCGCAATTGGGAAAGGGATGGTCTGGGAAAAACGGGAGAAAGTTATCTGGTTGGACGTGATTTTTTAATGCGATCGGTGTCTCGTTTTCTAGTGCAAGATCCAAAAGGTTACACTCAGGCGTTGCGCTCGCTGGGTGTTAAAGAACCAGACATCAACCGCATCCAGCAGTACAACACCTCAATTCTACAACAAACCGTGCGCACAGAAGCAGCGGAAGAGTCCCTAGCGGGAAAACAAGGAACGCAAATTATTGACGATTATCGGGGCATTCCCGTTCTTAGCTCCTACGCACCCTTGCGGATTGATGGATTGGATTGGGTGATTCTGTCGGAAATGGATCTCTCGGAAGCCTATGACCCGATTTACTCTTTCCAGCACCAGATCCTGGTCTATGCTACTTTGCTGATGTTGCTAGTCACGCTGATTGCAATGGCAATGGCGTACCTGTTTGTCAAACCAATTAATAGACTGATTGAGAGTGCTCGCAAAGTTGCTGCCGGAGAACTCACCGCGATCGCCCCGCTGGAAACCGAGGATGAATTTGGAGAACTGGCAAAATCGTTTAATGCCATGGTTCGCAGTTTGCGGACTCAGACGAACTTGGTCGAGCAGAAAAATCAGGAAAACGAACAATTATTATTGAGCGTGTTTCCAGCCGCGATTGCCAAACGACTCAAACGCGGCGAAAAAGATATTGCCGAAGATGTATCCAATGTGGCGGTTCTGTTTTCAGAACTAACTGGATTTTCTAAGTTATCCGCTTCACTAACGGCTTATGAAATCGTTGCAATTTTAAATGATCTGGTGACCGCCTTTGATGAAGCAGCAGAACGCTATGGGATGGAAAAAATTAAAACAATTGGGGATAGCTATCTGGCAGTTTGTGGGCTTTCGGTGCCCTATCTGGATCATGACAAACGAGCGATCGACTTTGCCCTGGAAATGCTTGCCATCATTCGCCGTTTCAACCACGAACGAGATTTTCAACTAAATATTCGGATTGGTATTAATTCGGGTGATGTGGTTGCCGGAATTGTGGGTAGAAACAAATTCATTTATGACGTTTGGGGCGATACTATTAACCTTGCTAATGCCCTGAGAGCCGTCTGTCCGCCTGGTTCCATCCTAGTGGCACAGGGGGTTCACCATCGTCTGCATGATCTCTACGAGTTTGAGGCAATGGGAGAACTGGTGGCAAACGGCAAGACCAAGCTGAATGCGTGGCGGCTGAAAACTACCCAGTTGTCGGTGCAGTCGGAGGGGTTAGGAATTGCATGA
- a CDS encoding protein-L-isoaspartate(D-aspartate) O-methyltransferase, translated as MSALALLPFSLLRHRGEESYPGIGEEKEFTEQAWQEKRQEMVEEQIVARGIKEPLVLKALEKVPRHQFVPPRERYLAYIDSALSIGYQQTISQPYIVAYMTEKAEIKAEDKVLEVGTGCGYQAAILGEIAKEVYSIEIIHPLAEEAQKILRKLGYQNIHIKVGDGYQGWSEKGPYDAIIVTAAPDHIPPALIEQLAVGGKMIIPVGEEYQEIVIVTKKVEGIKQQRTIPVRFVPLTRKIS; from the coding sequence ATGTCAGCACTAGCCTTATTGCCATTCAGTTTACTGCGTCATCGTGGTGAAGAATCATATCCAGGGATAGGAGAAGAAAAGGAATTCACAGAGCAGGCGTGGCAAGAAAAACGACAGGAAATGGTAGAAGAGCAAATAGTAGCGCGAGGAATAAAAGAGCCACTAGTACTAAAGGCGTTAGAGAAAGTGCCCCGTCATCAGTTTGTGCCACCAAGAGAGCGTTACCTGGCCTATATCGATTCAGCACTCTCCATCGGCTATCAGCAGACGATATCCCAGCCCTACATCGTTGCGTATATGACGGAAAAAGCTGAAATTAAAGCAGAAGATAAGGTGCTAGAAGTGGGGACGGGCTGTGGCTATCAGGCTGCAATTCTGGGAGAAATAGCGAAGGAAGTGTATAGCATAGAGATCATCCATCCGCTAGCAGAAGAAGCCCAAAAAATCCTGAGAAAGTTAGGTTATCAGAATATTCATATAAAAGTGGGAGATGGTTATCAAGGATGGTCAGAAAAAGGGCCCTACGATGCCATTATAGTAACAGCGGCACCAGACCATATCCCCCCGGCTCTAATAGAGCAATTAGCTGTAGGAGGGAAAATGATTATACCTGTGGGTGAGGAATATCAAGAAATAGTGATTGTAACGAAGAAAGTAGAGGGAATTAAGCAGCAAAGAACAATTCCAGTCAGGTTTGTACCCTTAACCCGGAAAATATCTTAG
- a CDS encoding sulfite exporter TauE/SafE family protein, translated as MIPGLLYLLLGVGAGFLSGLIGIGGGVFIVPALVFGFGFAQHEAQGTTLALLVPPVGLLAAWTYYKQGYVNLQVAALICIGFLIGGLLGAKLATGISNFWLEKVFGGLLMAISLKMILSK; from the coding sequence ATGATTCCTGGATTGTTATATCTACTTTTGGGTGTAGGTGCTGGCTTTCTCAGTGGCTTAATTGGCATTGGTGGTGGTGTATTTATTGTTCCTGCACTAGTTTTTGGGTTCGGGTTTGCCCAACACGAGGCACAGGGCACAACTTTAGCTCTACTCGTTCCTCCTGTGGGGTTGCTGGCTGCCTGGACTTACTACAAGCAAGGCTACGTCAACTTACAGGTTGCAGCACTAATTTGTATAGGGTTCTTAATCGGTGGACTGTTGGGGGCAAAACTGGCGACCGGAATTTCTAACTTCTGGCTAGAGAAAGTGTTTGGCGGGTTATTGATGGCGATCTCGCTCAAAATGATATTATCCAAATAA
- a CDS encoding LysR substrate-binding domain-containing protein — protein sequence MTLDQLRIFLVVAEQLHFTRAAEILYMTQSSVSAAVQNLEESYGIKLFSRVGRRIEITEAGRLLYHEAQKILEQVDLTERGLQELNNLQRGELKLGSSLTIGNYWLPQKISLFKQRYPRIDISCTLANTAEIIAGTAHGLFDMSFIEGEVDEKSKNCLQQEVVGGDHLRLLVGQPHPWFVVDSVPVSALLTTSWVMREQGSGTRAIFERTLKAWGINPDELNIILEMNSGEMVKAVVESGVGATVLSELMVKKELQVQSLAAIAIHNSATESLSICRSFKLLRSLCRFQTKASQVFRLMLVESSGLLEQ from the coding sequence ATGACACTGGATCAACTACGAATTTTCTTGGTAGTGGCAGAGCAACTGCATTTTACTCGCGCTGCAGAAATTCTATATATGACTCAATCCTCCGTCAGTGCAGCGGTTCAAAATCTAGAAGAGTCTTATGGAATTAAGCTTTTTAGTCGTGTAGGTCGCCGCATCGAAATCACTGAAGCTGGACGACTGCTATATCATGAGGCTCAAAAGATTTTAGAACAAGTTGATTTAACAGAACGGGGATTGCAAGAACTCAATAATCTGCAACGTGGTGAACTGAAGTTAGGCAGCAGCCTTACAATCGGTAATTACTGGTTGCCTCAAAAAATTAGTTTATTTAAGCAACGCTATCCAAGGATTGATATTTCTTGCACACTCGCGAACACAGCAGAGATTATCGCTGGAACAGCGCATGGCTTGTTTGACATGAGCTTTATTGAAGGGGAAGTAGATGAGAAATCTAAGAACTGTTTACAGCAGGAGGTTGTTGGAGGGGATCACCTACGGCTGTTAGTTGGACAACCCCATCCCTGGTTTGTAGTTGATTCAGTTCCCGTCTCGGCACTGTTAACAACCTCCTGGGTCATGCGGGAACAGGGTTCAGGCACTCGTGCAATCTTTGAACGCACCCTAAAAGCATGGGGTATTAATCCTGATGAACTCAACATTATTCTGGAAATGAACAGTGGTGAAATGGTCAAAGCAGTCGTTGAAAGTGGTGTTGGCGCTACCGTTCTCTCCGAACTGATGGTCAAAAAAGAGTTGCAAGTTCAAAGTTTGGCAGCGATCGCTATTCACAATTCAGCCACCGAGTCGCTTTCTATTTGTCGTTCGTTTAAGTTGCTCAGATCTCTTTGTCGTTTTCAAACTAAGGCAAGTCAGGTGTTTAGACTAATGTTAGTCGAATCAAGCGGGTTACTCGAACAGTGA
- a CDS encoding class III extradiol ring-cleavage dioxygenase encodes MKFMMKYIPKALFISHGGGPLPLLGDPNHQEMVSCLQSLAAIIPQPDALIVVSAHWEELTPTITSGQNPSLIYDYYGFPAESYEIQYPCLGEPSLAGEIQRMLSNSGIDAKLDPTRGFDHGVFVPLKIMYPEANIPCVQMSLVNTLDPFHHIRIGRALEGLSQQNILVIGSGFSFHNLKAFFSPDTAESRQLNHSFEQWLMDVCSNHEYTEEKRSQMLVDWSAAQGTRYCHPREEHLLPLHVCYGVAQCPTSEQLNLTILNKKSSMYVW; translated from the coding sequence ATGAAATTTATGATGAAATATATACCTAAAGCTCTATTTATCTCGCACGGCGGTGGGCCTCTACCGTTGCTAGGAGATCCAAATCATCAGGAAATGGTTTCATGTCTGCAAAGCCTCGCTGCAATTATCCCCCAACCCGACGCGCTTATAGTAGTCAGTGCTCATTGGGAAGAACTAACTCCTACTATCACTAGTGGACAGAATCCCTCCTTGATCTACGACTACTATGGGTTTCCCGCCGAATCCTACGAAATTCAATATCCCTGCCTTGGTGAGCCGTCTTTAGCGGGTGAAATCCAGAGGATGCTAAGCAATTCAGGGATTGATGCAAAACTAGATCCAACCAGAGGGTTTGATCACGGTGTTTTTGTACCACTCAAGATTATGTATCCAGAGGCAAATATTCCATGCGTTCAAATGTCTCTCGTAAATACGCTAGATCCATTTCATCACATCAGAATTGGGCGTGCTCTTGAGGGACTGAGCCAACAAAATATCTTAGTAATTGGCTCAGGGTTTTCATTTCATAATTTAAAGGCATTTTTTTCACCCGATACCGCTGAGTCTCGTCAACTCAATCACTCTTTTGAGCAGTGGTTAATGGACGTTTGTTCAAACCATGAGTATACGGAGGAGAAAAGAAGCCAGATGCTAGTTGATTGGAGTGCAGCTCAGGGTACAAGATATTGCCATCCTAGAGAAGAGCATCTTTTACCGCTGCATGTCTGTTATGGGGTGGCTCAATGTCCCACTTCAGAACAGTTGAATCTCACAATCCTGAATAAAAAGTCGAGCATGTATGTCTGGTGA
- a CDS encoding CHAT domain-containing protein — MKGYTLWPWLVLLSCLGWTGTALAGPQRASSLEDLLHQGDQAFDQGNYEQAQQYYQQAYQQLRAQNTPSALRVEVLNNLAAVALAQGNPAQFQTYFQTAHQEQSLLPPRPALVADPHNLLQNGGFEQGLILPWGTGHYERQEGPFAFGTWWNSLNARAFMKRDRAQFHSGQSSLRVTNYSPSAPHVFTTLSQRISGLEPNGLYEISYYAKADNLSGGAVGFAIDAAWTKRLPPLPPGSYDWQPFKTTINIGHNDYIDFRILSVNTGTAWLDDIVVRKLPNPQAADPYQRLSSLLDSAQYQQALDLALSLEQQAQSNPNQLPGARYFLGRIYQALGQYDLAQENLQWALAHGYSRAIIELAEVDYLQGDYTLAQGRLWEAYQRFYEDQGTRSLILLHLSQCYLAENKLVEALDAQQKAYQILTHINDRDGQAEALFQLGMILLRQGQAEEAIKRFEQALQLWQQLGNRRGEALARNQLGYSLRQTGQLELAESQLRSSIEILESLRVNLADRHKISIFETQQSVYENLQEVLIEQGSAAKIAQALEIAERGRARAFVELLASGGETNYAQSHRVPPLSLTKIQQVAQSRKATLVEYSLLRQEKLLIWVVKPTGEVLFHAVPLPQGPTSVSLGKVIAQARCFGSFACERGIVEKSLASRGVTVAFNPALNPGRPSTNSNTRFNAHLQQLYQLLIQPIRSALPANTKVIIIPQGSLFLVPFGALQNSQGQYLIEQYPLLTAPSIQALSLSRPSPPQGPNPKQEPLVVGNPTMPQVSLWPGQSPLSLSSLPGAEQEARAIAALLKTTPLIGNQASKDLVLSRMKQASIIHLATHGKTDDQQGLQSWIALAPTGTGQANDGLLTAAEIFNLQLKAQLVVLSACETGQGRITGDGVIGLSRSFLSAGAASVVVTLWAVPDVPTTPLMTEFYRNLSQKMDKAEALRQAILTVRKTYPQPVDWAAFTLIETAISSTP; from the coding sequence TTGAAAGGCTACACTCTTTGGCCATGGTTAGTACTACTCAGTTGCTTGGGATGGACGGGAACGGCCCTCGCGGGGCCCCAACGCGCCTCTTCTCTTGAAGACCTTTTGCACCAGGGAGACCAGGCCTTTGACCAGGGAAACTATGAGCAGGCCCAGCAATACTATCAACAGGCCTATCAGCAACTCAGGGCTCAGAATACTCCCTCGGCCCTACGAGTAGAAGTCTTAAATAATCTAGCGGCTGTGGCCTTGGCCCAAGGAAATCCAGCCCAATTCCAAACCTATTTCCAGACTGCACATCAAGAACAGAGTTTGTTGCCGCCGAGGCCAGCCCTGGTTGCCGACCCCCATAACCTCCTCCAGAACGGTGGTTTTGAGCAGGGGTTGATTCTCCCCTGGGGCACTGGCCACTACGAACGCCAGGAAGGCCCCTTTGCCTTTGGAACCTGGTGGAATAGTCTGAATGCCCGCGCCTTTATGAAACGCGACCGGGCTCAATTCCATAGTGGGCAAAGTTCTCTACGTGTAACTAACTACTCCCCGAGTGCGCCCCATGTCTTTACTACCCTTTCCCAACGGATTTCCGGCCTGGAACCCAATGGTTTATACGAAATTTCCTACTATGCCAAAGCTGACAACCTGAGTGGAGGAGCCGTCGGTTTTGCCATTGATGCTGCCTGGACGAAGCGTTTACCGCCCCTACCGCCGGGAAGTTATGATTGGCAACCGTTTAAAACCACCATCAATATTGGGCATAACGATTACATAGACTTCCGCATTCTGTCCGTGAATACTGGCACGGCCTGGTTGGATGACATTGTGGTGCGGAAACTGCCGAATCCCCAGGCCGCCGATCCCTATCAACGTCTCAGTAGTCTGCTGGATAGTGCTCAATACCAACAGGCCCTCGATTTGGCCCTCAGCCTCGAACAACAAGCGCAAAGTAACCCCAACCAATTACCAGGGGCCCGTTATTTCTTAGGACGTATCTATCAGGCCCTGGGCCAGTATGACCTTGCCCAGGAAAACCTACAGTGGGCACTGGCCCACGGTTATAGCCGGGCCATAATTGAATTGGCAGAAGTGGATTATCTCCAGGGGGATTATACCCTGGCTCAGGGCCGTTTGTGGGAGGCTTATCAGCGTTTCTACGAAGACCAAGGAACCCGCAGTCTGATCCTGTTACACCTCAGTCAGTGCTATTTGGCAGAGAATAAACTGGTGGAGGCCCTCGACGCCCAGCAAAAAGCCTATCAAATCCTGACCCACATCAATGACCGAGATGGCCAAGCTGAAGCACTGTTTCAATTGGGGATGATTCTGCTCCGCCAGGGTCAAGCTGAGGAAGCCATTAAGCGCTTTGAACAGGCCTTACAACTCTGGCAACAATTGGGCAATCGTCGAGGAGAAGCTCTGGCCCGTAACCAACTGGGGTATTCCCTCCGACAAACAGGGCAACTGGAGCTTGCAGAAAGCCAGCTCCGCTCCTCCATCGAAATTTTAGAGTCCTTGCGGGTGAATCTGGCTGACCGCCACAAGATTTCTATTTTTGAGACCCAACAATCCGTCTATGAAAATTTGCAAGAAGTTCTGATTGAGCAGGGCAGTGCCGCTAAAATTGCTCAGGCCCTTGAAATTGCCGAACGGGGGAGGGCCAGGGCCTTTGTCGAATTACTCGCCAGTGGTGGAGAAACGAACTACGCTCAGTCGCATCGAGTCCCCCCCCTTTCCCTGACCAAAATTCAGCAAGTGGCCCAAAGCCGAAAAGCAACGCTGGTGGAATACTCCCTTCTGCGCCAAGAAAAGCTATTAATCTGGGTGGTTAAACCCACGGGAGAAGTATTATTTCACGCCGTTCCTTTACCCCAAGGGCCAACCTCAGTTTCCCTCGGTAAAGTCATTGCCCAGGCCCGTTGTTTTGGTAGTTTTGCCTGTGAGCGGGGCATCGTCGAAAAATCCCTGGCTTCCCGAGGCGTTACGGTAGCCTTTAATCCTGCTCTTAATCCTGGTCGGCCATCAACCAACTCCAACACTCGTTTCAATGCCCATCTGCAACAACTCTATCAATTACTGATCCAGCCTATCCGCTCGGCCCTGCCAGCTAATACCAAGGTCATCATCATTCCCCAAGGCAGTTTGTTTCTAGTTCCCTTTGGGGCCCTGCAGAATTCCCAAGGACAATATCTGATTGAACAGTACCCTCTATTGACAGCCCCTTCTATTCAGGCCCTAAGTCTTAGCCGGCCATCTCCGCCGCAAGGCCCTAACCCGAAGCAGGAGCCGCTGGTAGTGGGTAATCCTACCATGCCTCAGGTGTCTCTCTGGCCCGGCCAGTCGCCTCTATCCCTATCCAGCTTGCCTGGTGCAGAACAGGAGGCCAGGGCCATTGCCGCTTTATTGAAGACGACACCCCTAATCGGCAACCAAGCAAGTAAAGATTTAGTTCTCTCCCGGATGAAGCAAGCATCAATCATTCACTTGGCCACCCACGGCAAGACCGATGACCAACAAGGGTTACAGAGTTGGATTGCCCTGGCCCCGACGGGAACCGGCCAAGCCAATGATGGCCTCTTGACGGCAGCAGAAATTTTTAACCTGCAACTCAAGGCCCAACTCGTCGTTCTCAGTGCCTGTGAAACCGGCCAGGGCCGTATTACGGGGGATGGCGTCATTGGCCTTTCTCGTTCCTTTCTCTCCGCAGGCGCCGCTAGTGTGGTAGTAACGCTCTGGGCTGTCCCTGATGTCCCAACGACACCGCTGATGACGGAATTTTATCGAAATCTCAGCCAAAAAATGGATAAAGCAGAGGCCCTGCGACAGGCCATATTGACCGTGCGAAAAACTTACCCTCAGCCGGTGGATTGGGCCGCTTTTACCTTAATCGAAACGGCAATCTCAAGTACACCATGA